Proteins encoded within one genomic window of Prauserella marina:
- the lexA gene encoding transcriptional repressor LexA yields MVSYDDLDPFEHLDTSSLPPRQQRILVTIRDWVVRHGYAPSSREIGDAVGLRSSSSVSKHLASLEEKGFLRRSPTVSRPIDVRDFLREPSSRPSEDSVPVPVVGDIAAGSPITADEHLDDLLTLPRELTGRGTVFGLRVRGDSMIDAAICDGDIVVVRQQSEAHSGQIVAAMIDGEATVKVFRRRNGHVLLEPRNAAYDVIDGDEAVVLGTVVSVLRSV; encoded by the coding sequence CTGGTGAGCTACGACGATCTCGACCCCTTCGAGCACCTCGACACCTCGTCCCTTCCGCCGCGCCAGCAGCGGATACTGGTGACCATCAGGGACTGGGTCGTCCGGCACGGGTACGCGCCGAGCAGCCGCGAGATCGGCGACGCGGTCGGCCTGCGCTCGTCGTCCTCGGTGTCGAAGCACCTCGCGAGTCTTGAGGAGAAGGGGTTCCTGCGGCGAAGCCCCACGGTGTCCCGGCCGATCGACGTCAGGGACTTCCTGAGGGAGCCCTCGTCGCGCCCCTCCGAGGATTCGGTTCCGGTTCCCGTCGTCGGCGACATCGCGGCCGGCAGTCCCATCACCGCCGACGAGCACCTTGACGACCTGCTGACGCTGCCGCGCGAGCTCACCGGCCGAGGCACCGTCTTCGGGCTGCGGGTGCGGGGCGATTCGATGATCGACGCCGCGATCTGTGACGGGGACATCGTGGTGGTGCGGCAGCAGTCCGAAGCGCACTCGGGACAGATCGTCGCGGCGATGATCGACGGCGAGGCGACGGTGAAGGTGTTCCGCCGCAGGAACGGCCACGTCCTGCTCGAACCGCGCAACGCGGCCTACGACGTCATCGACGGAGACGAGGCCGTGGTGCTCGGAACGGTCGTCTCCGTGCTGCGCAGCGTCTGA
- a CDS encoding PPOX class F420-dependent oxidoreductase produces the protein MTSAASSTRFTSQELRYLAGQRLGRLATVQRNGTLQNSPVGFHYNDDTETIDIIGFDMAGSQKFRNVAANGKVAFVVDDVRSVRPWRVRCLEIRGYAEAVDPPERRAGVDGAIIRIHPTRIISFGLDDADVDPHDLVADRRDVG, from the coding sequence ATGACATCCGCCGCTTCCAGCACACGGTTCACCAGCCAGGAACTGCGCTACCTCGCCGGTCAGCGGCTGGGCCGGCTCGCGACCGTGCAACGCAACGGAACCTTGCAGAACAGCCCCGTCGGCTTCCACTACAACGACGACACCGAGACCATCGACATCATCGGATTCGACATGGCGGGCAGCCAGAAGTTCCGCAACGTCGCCGCCAACGGCAAGGTCGCCTTCGTCGTCGACGACGTCCGCTCGGTGCGCCCATGGCGAGTCCGCTGCCTGGAAATCAGGGGGTACGCCGAGGCCGTCGATCCGCCCGAGCGACGCGCCGGAGTCGACGGCGCGATCATCCGCATCCACCCCACCAGGATCATCTCCTTCGGGCTCGACGATGCCGACGTGGATCCACACGACCTCGTCGCCGACAGGCGCGACGTCGGCTGA
- a CDS encoding epoxide hydrolase N-terminal domain-containing protein has protein sequence MAVSDAELDDPRDRLSCTRFGPSFADEDWEEGAPRPWSLELVRYWLRTQRALNALLR, from the coding sequence ATCGCCGTCTCCGACGCCGAGCTCGACGACCCGCGCGACCGGTTGAGCTGCACTCGCTTCGGACCGAGCTTCGCGGACGAGGACTGGGAGGAGGGAGCACCGCGACCGTGGTCGCTGGAGCTGGTCCGGTACTGGCTGCGGACTCAACGCGCGCTGAATGCCCTGCTCAGGTGA
- a CDS encoding alpha/beta hydrolase — protein MTRDNGRITGNTSVEGDHAMTLRSTVPMAQRSAIVAVLAAFAFTPAAAAADPGTALPELPELTDGHGLTIVDQPEWVADSDRTFVFSVATDEVPTPSLQPGQDPGEHDIMITLPEDYDPSAEYPVLYSLHGNGDRADSAANRQMGERATRDEPVITVWPNGGRSWYSNWVNPGDQGPQNWETFHLDQLIPFIDDNLATDASREGRAIAGHSMGGFGAFHYAQHRPELFSYVGSFSGGLDLLSPEMRAAVVATTLDPASGVPTTTPDAIFGSPVWPFDGVWNAQSPAQNVEPLRGMGVAMYAGNGGDLTVNPIQAVIENRARQTAVVTSANLTAAGIPHDFLDYGDGSEWAPGCTGKHSQIACLQADLDHFVALFTDRR, from the coding sequence GTGACCAGGGACAACGGCAGGATCACCGGCAACACCAGCGTCGAAGGGGATCACGCGATGACACTCCGCTCAACGGTGCCGATGGCGCAGCGTTCGGCGATCGTGGCCGTGCTGGCCGCGTTCGCGTTCACGCCGGCGGCCGCGGCGGCCGACCCCGGCACGGCTCTGCCCGAGCTGCCCGAGCTGACCGACGGTCACGGGCTCACGATCGTCGACCAGCCGGAGTGGGTGGCCGACAGCGACCGGACGTTCGTCTTCTCCGTCGCGACCGACGAGGTGCCGACGCCGAGCCTGCAACCGGGGCAGGATCCCGGTGAGCACGACATCATGATCACGTTGCCGGAGGACTACGACCCCTCGGCCGAATACCCCGTGCTGTACTCGCTGCACGGCAACGGGGACAGGGCCGACTCGGCGGCCAACAGGCAGATGGGGGAACGGGCGACGCGGGACGAGCCAGTGATCACCGTGTGGCCCAACGGGGGGAGGAGCTGGTATTCCAACTGGGTCAACCCCGGAGACCAGGGCCCGCAGAACTGGGAGACCTTCCACCTCGACCAGCTCATCCCGTTCATCGACGACAACCTGGCGACGGACGCCTCAAGGGAAGGCAGGGCCATCGCGGGGCATTCGATGGGCGGGTTCGGCGCCTTCCACTACGCGCAGCACCGGCCCGAGTTGTTCAGCTACGTCGGCAGCTTCTCCGGTGGCCTCGACCTGCTCAGCCCTGAGATGAGGGCCGCGGTGGTCGCCACGACGCTGGATCCGGCCTCCGGCGTGCCGACGACGACTCCGGACGCGATCTTCGGGTCACCGGTCTGGCCATTCGACGGGGTGTGGAACGCGCAGAGTCCCGCACAGAACGTCGAGCCGCTGCGCGGGATGGGCGTGGCGATGTACGCGGGCAACGGCGGTGACCTCACGGTCAACCCGATCCAGGCCGTCATCGAGAACAGGGCACGGCAGACGGCTGTGGTCACCTCCGCCAACCTGACCGCGGCCGGGATTCCGCACGACTTCCTCGACTACGGCGACGGCAGCGAGTGGGCGCCCGGCTGCACCGGCAAGCACAGCCAGATCGCGTGCCTGCAGGCCGACCTCGACCACTTCGTCGCGCTGTTCACCGACCGGCGCTGA
- a CDS encoding TetR/AcrR family transcriptional regulator, protein MARARSTETKDRIQAAALDLFAEKGVQQTSLREIAERLGLTKPALYYHFASREDLVNSLVQPLIEDIEALLVDDEAAARTDRRALLDRYFDVTCRHRRVTALLVREVAILARLDLGTRIAAWRLRLMRLLAGPGASLAEQAKAVSALGGLADCIVLFADVPVETLRPAALGAAYATLGIEPGESPQ, encoded by the coding sequence GTGGCAAGGGCGAGATCGACCGAGACGAAGGACCGCATCCAGGCGGCCGCGCTGGACCTGTTCGCCGAGAAAGGCGTCCAGCAGACGAGCCTGCGCGAGATCGCGGAACGCCTCGGGCTCACCAAGCCCGCGCTGTATTACCACTTCGCCTCGCGCGAGGATCTGGTCAACTCGCTCGTGCAACCACTCATCGAGGACATCGAAGCGCTACTCGTCGACGACGAGGCCGCGGCCCGGACCGACCGGCGGGCTCTGCTCGACCGCTACTTCGACGTCACGTGCAGGCATCGCAGGGTCACCGCGTTGCTGGTTCGCGAGGTAGCCATCCTCGCCCGGCTCGATCTCGGCACCCGCATCGCGGCATGGCGGCTGCGGCTCATGCGCTTGCTGGCAGGACCCGGCGCCTCATTGGCCGAGCAGGCGAAAGCCGTCTCGGCACTCGGCGGTCTCGCCGACTGCATCGTGCTCTTCGCCGACGTGCCGGTGGAAACCCTGCGCCCGGCGGCCCTCGGCGCCGCCTACGCGACGCTCGGCATCGAACCCGGCGAGAGTCCACAGTAG
- a CDS encoding tyrosine-type recombinase/integrase, whose protein sequence is MARVWIYDRTQTRAYKEAARKAKSNGRKPPARWLVRYYDRSGNLKSEAVANKTKAEDRRTELEASLVAGTYVDPARAKVSFAEMAEKWLDTRHDLKQSTWWKYRGLLDNHVNPRWGELPLNGVMREEIDVWVAKLLKSKEDNGSQLGASQARHAYRVLAMVLEWCTPSRIPVNPARGVTLPVQAEAEHVYLSYTQVEQLADAAAELRTKYDRPTACAAINKALILVLAYTGVRWGEAAALRVGRVDLDKRRIRVATTFYEVNGVQHEGLPKTGKRRTVSFPASLVPLLRPLVHDREPDELLFTTTRGLSLRSHNWRTREFGPAVDAAGIKIDGLTPHKLRHTAASLAISAGADVKVVQQMLGHTDAAMTLNVYGHLFPDRLDEVADVLDLRRASALRDLRAA, encoded by the coding sequence ATGGCGCGAGTATGGATCTACGACCGAACGCAAACGCGGGCCTACAAGGAGGCCGCGAGGAAGGCGAAGTCCAACGGGCGCAAGCCTCCCGCTCGGTGGCTCGTGCGCTACTACGACCGGAGCGGCAACCTCAAGTCCGAGGCCGTAGCGAACAAGACAAAGGCCGAGGACCGACGTACCGAGTTGGAAGCGTCGCTCGTAGCGGGTACCTATGTCGACCCGGCTCGCGCGAAAGTGTCGTTCGCGGAGATGGCCGAGAAGTGGTTGGACACCCGGCATGACCTGAAACAGTCGACCTGGTGGAAGTACCGGGGCCTACTGGACAACCACGTCAACCCCCGCTGGGGCGAACTGCCCCTCAACGGCGTCATGCGCGAGGAAATCGACGTGTGGGTCGCCAAGCTGCTCAAGTCGAAGGAGGACAACGGAAGCCAGCTCGGAGCGTCTCAGGCTCGGCACGCATACCGGGTGCTCGCGATGGTGCTGGAGTGGTGCACTCCGTCGCGCATTCCCGTCAACCCGGCTCGTGGCGTGACGCTACCGGTGCAAGCTGAGGCCGAACACGTCTACCTGTCGTATACCCAGGTCGAACAGCTTGCCGACGCGGCGGCCGAACTGCGCACGAAGTACGACCGCCCCACCGCGTGCGCAGCCATCAACAAGGCGCTCATCCTTGTGCTTGCCTATACGGGGGTCCGCTGGGGTGAGGCGGCGGCACTGCGGGTCGGCAGGGTCGATCTCGACAAGCGCCGTATCCGGGTCGCCACGACCTTTTACGAGGTCAACGGCGTGCAACACGAGGGACTACCCAAGACCGGTAAGCGGCGCACCGTGTCGTTCCCTGCCTCCCTGGTCCCGCTGCTGCGCCCCCTCGTCCACGACAGGGAACCCGACGAGCTGCTGTTCACCACCACACGTGGCCTGTCACTGCGTAGTCACAACTGGCGCACCCGCGAGTTCGGCCCCGCCGTCGACGCAGCCGGAATCAAGATCGACGGACTTACCCCGCACAAGCTCAGGCACACCGCCGCCTCGCTCGCCATATCCGCCGGAGCCGACGTCAAGGTCGTCCAGCAGATGCTCGGCCACACCGACGCCGCCATGACCCTCAACGTCTACGGCCACCTCTTCCCCGACCGCCTCGACGAGGTCGCCGACGTACTCGACCTACGGCGAGCAAGCGCGCTACGCGACCTCAGAGCGGCATAG
- a CDS encoding FAD-dependent monooxygenase yields MNILISGASVAGPVLAYWLRRYGFSPVVVERAPLLRAGTGGHAVDLFEPAVRIAEYMGIHSEVEAMHTRTSALTLERPGRGPVHVDFSRFATHDSGDDHIEIIRGELARILHEATRDDVEYLFGDTITGISEDSGGVDVTFARNKPRRFDLVVGADGLHSGVRGLVFGPESGYRNFLGGYLSAFTVPGHGMPEGRMSVYHAVDKLVATYPVWQTGEARAVFLFRRREELAYDHRDTARQVELLREVFAGEGSQVPRLLAEAAGADDFYLDSISQILMDTWSKGRVTLVGDAGYSPGPAVGGGTTVAMVGAYLLAANLAKARGDHTVAFARYEKDMSDYVATTRTVGPKVMKTIVPRSRFEAALTATVLRWLPRVPKPLLRMALNSPNRPSRSLAGIRISPPEPVPG; encoded by the coding sequence ATGAACATCCTGATCTCGGGTGCCAGCGTCGCCGGACCGGTACTCGCCTACTGGCTCCGGCGCTACGGCTTCAGCCCCGTCGTGGTCGAGCGCGCTCCGCTGCTGCGCGCTGGCACCGGCGGCCACGCCGTCGACCTGTTCGAACCCGCGGTGCGGATCGCCGAGTACATGGGCATCCACTCCGAGGTGGAGGCCATGCACACCAGAACCTCGGCGCTCACTCTGGAACGCCCCGGCCGAGGGCCGGTCCACGTCGACTTCTCCCGGTTCGCCACGCACGACTCCGGCGACGACCACATCGAGATCATCCGAGGTGAACTGGCCCGCATCCTGCACGAGGCGACGCGCGACGACGTCGAATACCTCTTCGGCGACACCATCACCGGCATCTCGGAGGACTCAGGCGGCGTCGACGTGACCTTCGCCCGCAACAAGCCGAGGCGCTTCGATCTCGTCGTCGGCGCCGACGGTCTGCACTCGGGTGTCAGGGGGCTCGTGTTCGGGCCGGAGTCCGGCTATCGCAACTTCCTCGGCGGCTACCTGAGCGCCTTCACCGTGCCCGGTCACGGGATGCCGGAAGGCAGGATGTCGGTGTATCACGCGGTCGACAAGCTCGTCGCGACGTACCCGGTGTGGCAGACCGGGGAGGCGAGGGCGGTGTTCCTCTTCCGGCGGCGGGAGGAACTGGCCTACGACCACCGCGACACGGCGCGCCAAGTGGAGCTGCTGCGCGAGGTGTTCGCGGGGGAGGGCAGCCAGGTGCCGCGCCTGCTCGCCGAGGCGGCCGGTGCGGACGACTTCTACCTCGATTCGATCAGCCAGATCCTGATGGACACGTGGTCGAAAGGCAGGGTCACGCTCGTCGGCGACGCGGGCTACTCGCCGGGACCCGCCGTCGGCGGTGGCACCACCGTCGCCATGGTCGGGGCCTACCTGCTCGCCGCGAACCTCGCGAAGGCGCGCGGCGACCACACCGTCGCGTTTGCCCGCTACGAGAAGGACATGAGCGACTACGTTGCCACGACGCGGACCGTGGGGCCGAAGGTGATGAAGACGATCGTCCCGCGCTCCCGGTTCGAGGCCGCGCTGACGGCCACCGTGCTGCGCTGGCTGCCCCGCGTCCCGAAACCCTTGCTGCGCATGGCGCTCAACTCGCCGAACCGGCCGAGCCGAAGCCTGGCAGGGATCCGGATCTCGCCGCCGGAGCCCGTGCCGGGATGA
- a CDS encoding helix-turn-helix transcriptional regulator: MNKLLTVDELADYLSVPKNTLYQWRTKGYGPPGKRVGKHVRYRADDVDTWIEQQGTL, translated from the coding sequence ATGAACAAGCTACTCACCGTCGACGAACTCGCCGACTACCTCAGCGTCCCGAAGAACACGCTCTACCAGTGGCGCACCAAAGGCTACGGCCCACCAGGAAAACGCGTCGGCAAACACGTCCGCTACCGCGCCGACGACGTCGACACCTGGATCGAACAGCAAGGAACCCTCTGA
- a CDS encoding helix-turn-helix domain-containing protein — protein MSRFGGLLRELRRQAGMTQEQLAEKSGVAVRTIRRLETGSPTDPRMGTVTSLADALDVSHEQRRVLLAAADGTEPVAVREAHPEPKVTDEPPRIPSPRTPSPRPSRAGDPVSEAADHLAMVMATRLRREEEQRRVNDPLPLPVRWRTAPAGIVDHPENIRRLPAHAVAEPLALTGGLDDLASTYADLPSGRLVLLGRGGSGKTVLALRFVLDHLHTRTHGEQVPVIFSVGSWDPTTTSLRAWLVERLLRDNPGLSATGPGGSTLASLLVESGWVLPVLDGFDELAHGLHRPAMEALNDTSMPLLLTSRAPEYERTVAAVDVLTSAAVLVVTDLTPDDLAGYLPRTARRSGDGETATRWDGVLAALRAEDRDPTAENLATVLTTPLMVTLARTVYSDNRDRDPSVLLDSARFPSPEAIEDHLLGSFVPAVYRDATPGGRRNWDPDKAVHWLGFLADHLDRRGIGDLEWWRLGDSLRRSSRILLVVIACALATAVLDWFLFLPVNSLIIGPPAFELAVLEGLIIGPTAGLAFGLVYGIMIVVGGRTFEPLRMRIRLPGRGGRGPSRTRALAARFAGGLVGGAVVGLGLGPAITILRGLTWGFHPDVGIVVQAALVNVIVIALVFGLAAGIVLSLAAALGSPVDLASATGPLDLLKANRTTVFRLIAVLAVTFAIVIAFGGRLVVSGLGDMLGPLNWNPLEDGLLFGIVGGITGGLGYAFAFTAWGQWLIFARLRLPLRGSLPWALPEFLDDAYRRGVLRQTGAVYQFRHARLQHHLGRQFREREHATAR, from the coding sequence ATGAGCCGGTTCGGTGGCCTGCTGCGCGAGCTCCGGCGGCAGGCGGGTATGACGCAGGAACAGCTCGCGGAGAAGTCGGGCGTCGCGGTCAGAACCATCCGAAGACTGGAGACGGGCAGCCCCACCGATCCCCGGATGGGAACGGTGACCTCGCTCGCCGACGCGCTCGACGTCAGTCACGAGCAACGCAGGGTCCTGCTCGCCGCCGCCGACGGCACGGAGCCCGTCGCCGTCCGCGAAGCTCACCCCGAGCCGAAGGTGACGGACGAACCACCCCGGATCCCCTCGCCGCGAACACCCTCACCCCGGCCCTCGCGGGCGGGCGACCCGGTGTCGGAAGCCGCCGACCATCTCGCGATGGTGATGGCGACCCGGCTGCGCCGCGAGGAAGAACAGCGCCGCGTCAACGATCCGCTTCCACTGCCGGTGCGCTGGCGGACGGCACCGGCCGGCATCGTCGACCACCCCGAGAACATCCGGCGGCTTCCCGCGCACGCCGTCGCGGAACCGCTCGCGCTCACCGGCGGGCTCGACGATCTCGCCAGTACCTACGCGGATCTTCCCTCCGGGCGATTGGTGCTGCTGGGAAGGGGCGGCTCGGGCAAGACGGTACTGGCGTTGCGGTTCGTACTGGACCACCTGCACACGCGAACACACGGCGAACAGGTACCGGTGATCTTCAGCGTCGGTTCGTGGGACCCGACGACGACCTCGCTGCGTGCCTGGCTGGTGGAACGGCTGCTGCGGGACAACCCGGGGCTCTCGGCCACGGGACCCGGCGGATCGACGCTGGCGTCGCTGCTGGTCGAATCGGGGTGGGTGCTGCCGGTGCTCGACGGCTTCGACGAACTCGCGCACGGTCTCCACCGGCCTGCCATGGAAGCGCTCAACGACACGTCGATGCCGTTGCTGTTGACCAGCAGGGCACCCGAATACGAACGCACCGTCGCCGCCGTCGACGTCCTCACCTCAGCCGCGGTACTCGTCGTCACCGACTTGACCCCCGACGATCTCGCGGGCTACCTTCCCCGCACCGCTCGCCGCTCCGGCGACGGCGAGACCGCGACCCGGTGGGACGGCGTACTCGCCGCCCTGCGCGCGGAGGACCGTGATCCCACGGCCGAAAACCTCGCCACCGTGCTGACCACGCCGCTGATGGTCACGCTCGCCCGCACCGTCTACAGCGACAACAGGGACCGCGATCCCTCCGTTCTGCTCGACAGCGCCAGATTTCCCAGCCCTGAGGCCATCGAGGACCATCTGCTCGGCAGCTTCGTGCCCGCCGTCTACCGCGACGCGACCCCCGGCGGCAGGCGCAACTGGGATCCCGACAAAGCCGTGCACTGGCTCGGTTTCCTTGCCGACCATCTCGACCGGCGCGGCATCGGCGACCTCGAATGGTGGCGGCTCGGCGACTCACTCCGCCGGTCCTCACGCATCCTGCTCGTGGTGATCGCGTGCGCGCTGGCGACGGCGGTGCTGGACTGGTTTCTCTTCCTGCCGGTGAACTCACTGATCATCGGGCCACCGGCGTTCGAACTCGCGGTGCTCGAAGGGCTGATCATCGGGCCGACCGCGGGACTGGCGTTCGGGCTGGTCTACGGGATCATGATCGTGGTGGGCGGCAGGACCTTCGAGCCGTTACGCATGCGGATCCGGTTACCGGGCAGAGGGGGCCGAGGGCCGAGCAGGACACGAGCACTCGCCGCGAGGTTCGCGGGAGGCTTGGTCGGCGGAGCGGTCGTGGGACTGGGGCTCGGCCCCGCCATCACCATTCTGCGTGGGCTGACCTGGGGCTTTCATCCCGATGTCGGCATCGTGGTGCAGGCCGCGCTCGTCAACGTGATCGTCATCGCGCTCGTCTTCGGCCTGGCGGCGGGAATCGTGCTCAGCCTCGCCGCCGCGCTGGGATCGCCGGTGGATCTGGCCTCGGCGACGGGGCCGCTCGATCTGCTGAAAGCCAACCGCACCACCGTGTTCCGTCTCATCGCGGTGCTCGCCGTGACCTTCGCGATCGTGATCGCCTTCGGAGGACGGCTCGTCGTGTCCGGTCTCGGGGACATGCTGGGCCCGCTCAACTGGAATCCGCTTGAGGACGGCCTGCTGTTCGGCATCGTCGGCGGAATCACCGGTGGTCTCGGCTATGCCTTCGCGTTCACCGCGTGGGGACAGTGGCTCATCTTCGCGAGGCTGCGCCTGCCGCTGCGGGGAAGCCTTCCGTGGGCGCTGCCCGAATTCCTCGACGACGCCTACCGGCGGGGAGTGCTGCGGCAGACCGGCGCGGTCTATCAGTTCCGGCACGCCCGGCTGCAACACCACCTCGGCAGGCAGTTCCGCGAGCGCGAGCACGCCACCGCGCGCTGA